One Flavobacteriales bacterium DNA window includes the following coding sequences:
- a CDS encoding cytidine deaminase, with translation MKKKTIEIAYQSLQFEELSQENQMLIQKADEIRDKAYAVYSDFYVGAALLLDTGDVVLGNNQENIAFPSSLCAERVAIFYCKANYPNSKIRKLAITAKSIKEAYNEVVTPCGSCRQVISEYERNQNSPIEIILKGQNEILIFKSINDLLPLSFETLVINPKK, from the coding sequence ATGAAGAAAAAGACAATAGAAATAGCGTATCAATCCTTACAATTTGAGGAGTTATCTCAAGAAAATCAAATGCTAATTCAAAAAGCAGATGAGATTAGAGATAAGGCGTATGCTGTTTATTCAGATTTTTATGTTGGAGCAGCTTTGTTGCTCGATACAGGAGATGTTGTTTTAGGTAACAATCAGGAGAATATAGCATTCCCATCTTCATTATGTGCTGAACGAGTTGCTATTTTTTATTGCAAAGCCAACTATCCCAATTCAAAAATCCGTAAGCTAGCGATTACAGCTAAGTCCATTAAAGAAGCATACAACGAAGTCGTAACACCATGTGGCTCTTGCCGACAAGTAATTAGCGAATACGAACGAAATCAAAATTCCCCAATCGAAATTATCCTAAAAGGTCAAAATGAGATTTTAATTTTCAAATCAATCAACGATTTATTGCCTTTGTCTTTCGAAACCTTGGTTATCAATCCCAAAAAATAG
- a CDS encoding DUF4956 domain-containing protein, translating to MGMMTLLSSFLGIELYDNDFEKLIFRFCIALLFIFITVRGLYYPIAKKKEYAFSYMILGVVIFFISFTLKKFELGTGMALGLFAIFGIIRYRTDAMPVKEMTYLFIVIGLSIINALSNKKVSYTEILFTNLVIVVITYLMERVWFNNKSLVPVPKPPKPEAKQSVVYDDLELVKLEKRDQLLADLSTKTGLTINRIKIDSINYKEQFAQITIYYKNI from the coding sequence ATGGGAATGATGACATTGCTTTCTAGTTTTTTGGGAATTGAATTATACGACAATGATTTTGAAAAATTAATTTTTAGATTTTGCATTGCATTGCTCTTTATCTTTATAACTGTTAGGGGGCTATACTATCCTATTGCTAAGAAAAAAGAATATGCTTTTTCTTATATGATTTTAGGCGTCGTGATCTTCTTTATCAGTTTTACATTAAAAAAGTTTGAACTAGGTACAGGAATGGCTCTTGGTCTCTTTGCTATTTTTGGTATAATACGTTATCGAACTGATGCCATGCCTGTAAAAGAGATGACGTATCTTTTTATCGTCATAGGATTGTCTATTATCAATGCCTTATCAAACAAAAAAGTAAGTTATACTGAGATTTTATTTACCAACCTTGTAATTGTTGTTATAACATATTTAATGGAACGTGTATGGTTCAATAATAAATCCCTTGTTCCTGTACCTAAGCCCCCAAAGCCTGAAGCTAAGCAATCAGTTGTTTATGACGATTTAGAGCTAGTAAAACTTGAAAAGAGAGACCAATTATTAGCTGACCTTTCAACAAAAACTGGACTAACTATCAACCGAATTAAAATTGATTCTATTAACTATAAAGAACAATTTGCTCAAATAACTATTTACTACAAAAATATTTAA